The sequence ACATGCAGATCCCACGCTTTTCCGAAGATCGAAACTGCCGGAGTTCCCGCTTCCAGCAGGCTACATACGTTTATATCCTCTTCCGGACGGATATTTTTGCGCCGCGTACTGCCGAACGCGCACAGCTTGGCGTGCCTTGGCTGCTCAGTGGCGATCCTGCGGAAAAACTCCAGGTCTTTCGGATTGGAACCGGGGTTCCCCGCTTCGATAAAATCGATGCCGAGCTCGTCCAGCGCATGTACGATATTCAGTTTATCTTCCACCGAGAAAGCGATGCCCTCTCCCTGCATACCGTCACGCAGGGTAGAATCGAACACGACTATTTTTTTGCTCATATTTTTTTCCTCTGATATTCTATGCTCCCAGCAGTTTATTGACCGCATTGATATACGCCAGCATGGAAGCCTCGATGATGTCTGTGGAAAGCCCCCGTCCGGTGACCGTACGGTCTTCCGAGGAAACCTTGACCACAACCTCGCCCAGCGCGTCCTCGCCGTGCGAAACCGCGTTGATCTTGTAATTGTTCAACTTTAAGGGCATATTGACGATCTGCTCGATCGCCTGGTAAGCTGCGTCGACAGGCCCGTCGCCCAAAGCGACCTGCTCTCTGGTTTCCCCCGACATATCCTCCAGCGTAATATTGGCCGTTGCTTGGATCGTGTTGCCGCTGTTGACGACAAACTGTTTTAAGCGGAAGTGTTCCACGACCTTGGCCGCTTTCTGCGCGACCAGGGCTTCCACGTCGTATTCCGTGACTTCCTTTTTCTTGTCGCACAAGTCCTTGAATTGCGCAAAGGCGCTGTCCAGCTCTTCCTTGCTCAGATTGTAACCCAGTTCTTTTAAGAAATCGTCGAACGCATGGCGGCCGGAATGCTTGCCCAGCACCATTTTGTTCGTGGTCAGCCCGACAGATTCGGGCGTCATGATCTCATACGTTTCGCGTTTTGCCAGCACGCCGTGCTGGTGAATGCCGCTCTCGTGCGCGAATGCGTTCGCACCGACGATCGCCTTGTTTGGCGGGATGGATACGCCGATGATCTTTGACAGCAAGCGTGAAGAACGGTAAATCTGCCTGGTATTGATGCGCGTATCCGCCTCAAACAGGTTCCTCCTCGTATGGATCGCCATGACGATCTCTTCCAAAGACGCGTTGCCCGCGCGCTCGCCTATGCCGTTGATCGTGCATTCGACCTGCGTTGCGCCAGCGCTCACCGAGGCCAGCGAATTTGCCACTGCCATGCCCAGGTCGTTGTGGCAATGGACCGCCAGGTCGACGTCGTCCACGCCTTCCACGTTTTGTTTCATATAGGCGATCATGTCGTACATTTCCTGCGGCAGGGCGTAGCCTACCGTATCCGGCAGGTTGATGGTCTTTGCGCCCGCGTCGATCGCCGTTTGGACGCATGTCGCCAAAAACGCCTTGTCGCTCCGTGAAGCATCCTCTGCGGAAAATTCCACATCGCTCACAAGCGTGCGCGCATAAGATACGGCTTCTTTGATGTGCGTGAGAACCTGTTCTTCGCTCATCTTCAGCTTATATTGCATATGCAGCGGCGAGGTTGCCAGGAAGATATGGATACGGGGCGCGACCGCTTCTTTCAGCGCCTCATAGGAAGCGTCGATGTCTTTTTTTACGCTTCGCGAAAGAGACGCGACCGTGCAGTTCTTGATCGTCTTAGCGACGGTTGCAACGCTTTCAAAATCGCCGGGGGACGATACGGCAAAGCCTGCTTCGATGATGTCCACTTTCAGCATCTCCAGTTGCTTTGCGATCTCGATCTTTTCCGACAGGTTCATGCTACATCCCGGGGATTGTTCCCCGTCACGCAGCGTCGTATCAAAT comes from Christensenellaceae bacterium and encodes:
- the leuA gene encoding 2-isopropylmalate synthase, with the translated sequence MKTIKIFDTTLRDGEQSPGCSMNLSEKIEIAKQLEMLKVDIIEAGFAVSSPGDFESVATVAKTIKNCTVASLSRSVKKDIDASYEALKEAVAPRIHIFLATSPLHMQYKLKMSEEQVLTHIKEAVSYARTLVSDVEFSAEDASRSDKAFLATCVQTAIDAGAKTINLPDTVGYALPQEMYDMIAYMKQNVEGVDDVDLAVHCHNDLGMAVANSLASVSAGATQVECTINGIGERAGNASLEEIVMAIHTRRNLFEADTRINTRQIYRSSRLLSKIIGVSIPPNKAIVGANAFAHESGIHQHGVLAKRETYEIMTPESVGLTTNKMVLGKHSGRHAFDDFLKELGYNLSKEELDSAFAQFKDLCDKKKEVTEYDVEALVAQKAAKVVEHFRLKQFVVNSGNTIQATANITLEDMSGETREQVALGDGPVDAAYQAIEQIVNMPLKLNNYKINAVSHGEDALGEVVVKVSSEDRTVTGRGLSTDIIEASMLAYINAVNKLLGA